The Deltaproteobacteria bacterium genome window below encodes:
- a CDS encoding aminotransferase class IV, whose amino-acid sequence MSSTKVYLSTTGAPVDPEHARISVFDRGFLYGDSVYETMRTAGGRAVELVRHLARLHRSADGIGLTIPWDDAALADAITRTHLASGNDESYVRVVVTRGVGPLMLDPRRSEDPTLVVIVQPLTVPTAEAYRTGLSAVIVSQTKTGGSLLDPAIKSGNYLGSILALRQAIASGGEDAILCTPDGEIAEGATSNVFFAAKGELFTPDLQAGLLAGITREVVCELAAAAGLPLHQTRVLPEQLRAADEVFLTSSVRGIMAVTRLDGVTIGDGTAGPITQRLSQDYARYLAAAAAAPSRS is encoded by the coding sequence ATGAGCTCGACCAAGGTCTATCTCTCGACCACCGGGGCGCCGGTCGATCCGGAGCACGCGCGCATCAGCGTGTTCGATCGCGGCTTCCTCTACGGCGACAGCGTCTACGAGACCATGCGCACCGCCGGCGGCCGTGCCGTCGAGCTGGTGCGGCACCTCGCGCGACTGCATCGCAGCGCCGACGGCATCGGCCTGACGATCCCGTGGGACGACGCCGCGCTGGCGGACGCGATCACGCGCACCCACCTCGCCAGCGGCAACGACGAGAGCTACGTCCGCGTCGTCGTCACGCGCGGGGTCGGCCCGCTCATGCTCGACCCGCGGCGCTCGGAGGACCCGACGCTGGTGGTGATCGTGCAGCCGCTGACGGTGCCCACCGCCGAGGCCTACCGCACCGGCCTCTCGGCGGTCATCGTCAGCCAGACCAAGACCGGCGGCAGCCTGCTCGATCCGGCGATCAAGAGCGGCAACTACCTCGGCAGCATCCTCGCGCTGCGGCAGGCGATCGCATCGGGTGGCGAGGACGCAATCCTCTGCACGCCCGACGGCGAGATCGCCGAGGGGGCCACCAGCAACGTGTTCTTCGCGGCGAAGGGCGAGCTGTTCACGCCCGATCTGCAGGCCGGGCTGCTGGCCGGCATCACCCGCGAGGTGGTCTGCGAGCTCGCCGCGGCCGCCGGCCTGCCGCTCCACCAGACCCGCGTGCTGCCCGAGCAGCTGCGCGCCGCCGACGAGGTGTTCTTGACCTCGTCGGTGCGCGGCATCATGGCGGTGACGCGGCTCGACGGCGTGACGATCGGCGATGGCACCGCGGGTCCGATCACGCAGCGGCTCTCGCAGGACTACGCGCGCTACCTCGCTGCCGCCGCCGCGGCCCCGAGCCGGTCGTAG
- a CDS encoding DnaJ domain-containing protein encodes MKDLYASLGVPRSATADDIKKAYRSLTKQFHPDRNPGNKQAEERFKEVSGAYDVLSDAKRRALYDEFGEMSLTQGFDPERARAYKQAQARAATNSRFVDHDADVFEDFGDPRQTQFDDFLSRLFGGTRVRTDGQQGRRPASRRGIDISGEIRVPLLDALHGVTVPVRIEGEDGESRTLDVKVPAGIADGGKLRLRGQGGGGSPAGDLLLTVHVDGHPRLQREGNDLRMDVPVTAFEAYRGGPIDVRTPWGQVTVKLPAGAQNGQTLRLRSHGVRPPGKPAGDLLVTLDVRMPPAGDQKLLDALADLQAGQDPRANASF; translated from the coding sequence GTGAAGGACCTCTACGCCAGCCTGGGCGTGCCGCGCAGCGCCACCGCCGACGACATCAAGAAGGCGTATCGCTCGCTCACGAAGCAATTCCACCCCGATCGCAACCCCGGCAACAAGCAGGCCGAGGAGCGCTTCAAGGAGGTGAGCGGTGCCTACGACGTGCTGTCGGACGCCAAGCGCCGCGCGCTGTACGACGAGTTCGGGGAGATGAGCCTCACGCAGGGCTTCGATCCCGAGCGCGCGCGCGCCTACAAGCAGGCGCAGGCCCGCGCGGCGACGAACTCGCGCTTCGTCGATCACGACGCCGACGTCTTCGAGGACTTCGGCGATCCCCGACAGACCCAGTTCGACGACTTCCTCTCGCGGCTGTTCGGCGGCACCCGGGTGCGCACCGACGGCCAGCAGGGCCGCCGCCCCGCCAGCCGGCGCGGCATCGACATCAGCGGTGAGATTCGCGTACCGCTGCTCGATGCGCTCCACGGCGTGACGGTGCCGGTGCGCATCGAGGGCGAGGACGGCGAGAGCCGCACGCTCGACGTGAAGGTGCCCGCGGGCATCGCCGACGGCGGCAAGCTGCGCCTGCGCGGTCAGGGCGGCGGCGGCTCGCCGGCCGGCGACCTCTTGCTGACCGTCCACGTCGACGGCCACCCGCGACTGCAACGCGAGGGCAACGACCTGCGCATGGACGTGCCCGTCACCGCCTTCGAGGCCTACCGCGGCGGGCCGATCGACGTGCGGACGCCGTGGGGCCAGGTCACCGTGAAGCTGCCCGCCGGCGCGCAGAACGGGCAGACCCTGCGGCTGCGCAGCCACGGCGTGCGACCGCCGGGCAAGCCCGCCGGCGACCTGCTGGTGACGCTCGACGTGCGCATGCCGCCGGCCGGCGATCAGAAGCTGCTCGACGCCCTCGCGGATCTGCAGGCGGGCCAGGATCCGCGCGCCAACGCGAGCTTCTAG
- a CDS encoding CBS domain-containing protein, whose amino-acid sequence MTLDDPISSIMTAGPETVTSTMPLVRVQDILFRAHVHHVPVTHERRLLGIVSTNDLLRVIGGDLYAPAHEVMAALERLTAGEAMSTEVVTVGPDEPIRRAVEILRVGSFHALPVVDDGELVGIVTTGDLLGLLLTRDGD is encoded by the coding sequence ATGACGCTCGACGATCCGATCTCGTCCATCATGACCGCCGGCCCCGAGACCGTGACGTCGACGATGCCGTTGGTGCGCGTGCAGGACATCCTGTTCCGCGCCCACGTGCACCACGTGCCGGTGACCCACGAGCGCAGGCTGCTCGGCATCGTGTCGACCAACGATCTGCTGCGGGTCATCGGCGGTGATCTCTACGCTCCCGCCCATGAGGTGATGGCCGCGCTCGAGCGACTGACCGCCGGCGAGGCCATGAGCACCGAGGTCGTCACGGTCGGCCCCGACGAGCCGATCCGTCGCGCGGTCGAGATCCTCCGCGTGGGCTCGTTCCACGCGCTGCCGGTGGTCGACGACGGCGAGTTGGTCGGCATCGTCACGACCGGCGACTTGCTGGGCCTGTTGCTGACCCGCGACGGCGACTGA
- a CDS encoding tetratricopeptide repeat protein encodes MDRLAMLQQLAERAPEDPFPQYGVAMELRKQGRVDEAVAAFGALCERHPAYVPCYLMYGELLAKHGRTAEAAAIFDRGIAAARDAGDGHALGELESARAALP; translated from the coding sequence ATGGACCGCCTGGCGATGCTGCAGCAGCTGGCTGAGCGCGCGCCGGAGGATCCATTTCCGCAGTACGGCGTGGCGATGGAGCTGCGCAAGCAAGGCCGCGTCGACGAAGCCGTCGCGGCCTTCGGTGCGCTGTGCGAGCGCCATCCCGCGTACGTGCCCTGCTACCTGATGTACGGCGAGCTGCTGGCCAAGCACGGCCGCACCGCCGAGGCCGCGGCGATCTTCGATCGCGGCATCGCAGCCGCCCGCGACGCCGGCGACGGGCACGCCCTGGGCGAGCTCGAGTCGGCACGGGCGGCGCTGCCGTGA
- the lipA gene encoding lipoyl synthase, translating to MTVRLPLAAETPRRRHPEWLRVKMPGGEGYTELNRMVRELGLHTVCQSASCPNIGECWNHRALTIMILGDICTRSCRFCDVATGRPLPVDEDEPRRVAHMLAALSLRHTVITSVDRDDLDDGGARIWAQTLHACHEAAPDMTIETLVGDFKGNLADVDTVLDAGPDVFAHNLECVPRLSRQVRVQARYERSYAVLQHARERGALTKTGLMLGLGETESELHEVIDQLGAFGLDILTLGQYLQPSRKHLPIERYVHPDEFAAHKQYALSRGIRHVESGPLVRSSYHADGQAELIMALQRDHGTIGFASLR from the coding sequence ATGACGGTGCGATTGCCCCTGGCCGCCGAGACGCCGCGACGCCGTCACCCCGAGTGGCTGCGCGTGAAGATGCCCGGCGGCGAGGGCTACACCGAGCTGAACCGCATGGTGCGCGAGCTCGGGCTGCACACGGTCTGCCAGAGCGCTAGCTGCCCCAACATCGGCGAGTGCTGGAACCACCGCGCGCTCACGATCATGATCCTCGGCGACATCTGCACCCGCTCGTGTCGCTTCTGCGACGTCGCGACCGGGCGGCCGCTGCCAGTCGACGAGGACGAGCCGCGCCGCGTGGCGCACATGCTCGCGGCGCTGTCGCTGCGCCACACCGTCATCACCAGCGTCGACCGCGACGACCTCGACGACGGCGGCGCGCGCATCTGGGCGCAGACGCTGCACGCGTGCCACGAAGCGGCGCCCGACATGACGATCGAGACCCTGGTCGGCGACTTCAAGGGCAACCTCGCCGACGTCGACACCGTGCTCGACGCCGGCCCCGACGTGTTCGCGCACAACCTCGAGTGCGTGCCGCGACTGTCGCGACAGGTGCGTGTGCAGGCCCGCTACGAGCGCAGCTACGCGGTGCTGCAGCACGCGCGTGAGCGCGGCGCGCTGACCAAGACCGGGCTCATGCTGGGGCTGGGCGAGACCGAGTCCGAGCTGCACGAGGTCATCGATCAGCTCGGCGCGTTCGGACTCGACATCCTCACGCTCGGGCAGTACCTGCAGCCCAGCCGCAAGCACCTGCCGATCGAGCGCTACGTGCACCCCGACGAGTTCGCCGCGCACAAGCAGTACGCGCTGTCCCGCGGCATCCGCCACGTCGAGTCGGGCCCGCTGGTGCGCTCGAGCTACCACGCCGACGGCCAAGCCGAGCTCATCATGGCGCTGCAGCGCGACCACGGCACCATCGGCTTCGCGAGCCTGCGATAG
- a CDS encoding TIGR03960 family B12-binding radical SAM protein, whose amino-acid sequence MTISTPRDPAAPAREHPWAAILPRVTKPARYLGGEEQQIVKPDDGLACRFVLAFPDVYEIGMSHLGTRILYELVNRAPDLACERAFTPWRDLEAELRTAGLPLVSLERWAPLSSFDVVGVSLQYELCYSNVLTNLDLGGIPLRSADRDDACPIVIAGGPTATHPEPLAPFIDAFLVGEAEEVLPSLLRTVGTMRRAGSPRAAVLAALARMPGVYVPSFYEVALDPRTGMQVVVGRTEAGRSAGAPTQVARAWVRKLDDFPFPTRFPIPRAEAIFDRAAVEITRGCTEGCRFCQAGIIYRPVRERSPEAIVQAVLDGVDNAGYAETSLTALSTADVSCIDPLIKTLVPELVARKVGLGVSSLRAYGLSGELLDEIKRVGLSGLTFAPEAGSQRMRDVINKNVSDDDILESARRIFERGYDRMKMYFIIGLPTETDADVMGIVETGAKVKALAKSLGLRRMPTITLSVSQHVPKPHTPFQWAAMDTMEDLVGKVEQLRSASKRQGLALKTHDVRESWLECLFARGDRRMGDVLEHAWRAGARFDGWKECFDLPRWLDALAACEIEPDVFTRTLPVGARLPWDHIDIGLEPDFLEGEWRKAIKGRASPPCGKPNGAKVHHGRLGAAQADHRRLVCYDCGIACDMTQMRDERIVALRDLDTRARATAGGDDDAPDEVAAPTLEEPAIVPLARLRGRLPKSQLGPSSAYTANAEAPHSRLRVFFAKSGPLRFIGHLDFLRNLPRLFRRARIEVGFSRGFNPVPRLWLGPALALGIASDNDVLDVDVILDESVRDMDGELDDATRAALADDLLARLRAVAPEGMVLHAATLLPNEAPRLGQLVAAAEFVVAVPGNDDELARLRARLQAAMAAEHLPVVRRKHDRRRDVKGAVDRGSELDVRPHLLSAELDERDRELRFALRMDPTGTARPREVVQALLGLELGEHQMRRHRLLARDGDGFAALVAG is encoded by the coding sequence ATGACGATCTCGACGCCACGCGATCCCGCCGCGCCCGCTCGCGAGCACCCGTGGGCCGCGATCCTCCCGCGGGTCACCAAGCCCGCACGCTACCTCGGCGGCGAGGAGCAGCAGATCGTCAAGCCCGACGACGGCCTGGCCTGTCGCTTCGTGCTGGCGTTCCCCGACGTGTACGAGATCGGCATGAGCCACCTCGGCACGCGGATCCTCTACGAGCTGGTCAACCGCGCGCCCGACCTGGCGTGCGAGCGCGCCTTCACGCCGTGGCGGGACCTCGAGGCCGAGCTGCGCACCGCGGGCCTGCCGCTGGTGAGCCTCGAGCGCTGGGCACCGCTGTCGAGCTTCGACGTGGTCGGCGTCAGCCTGCAGTACGAACTCTGCTACTCCAACGTGCTCACCAACCTCGACCTCGGCGGCATCCCCCTGCGCTCGGCGGATCGCGACGATGCCTGCCCGATCGTGATCGCCGGCGGCCCGACCGCGACGCACCCCGAGCCGCTGGCGCCCTTCATCGATGCGTTCCTGGTCGGGGAGGCCGAGGAGGTGCTGCCGTCGCTGCTGCGCACGGTCGGGACGATGCGGCGCGCCGGCAGCCCGCGGGCGGCCGTGCTCGCCGCGCTCGCGCGGATGCCCGGGGTCTACGTGCCGTCGTTCTACGAGGTCGCGCTCGATCCCCGCACCGGCATGCAGGTCGTGGTCGGCCGCACCGAGGCCGGACGCAGCGCCGGCGCACCGACGCAGGTCGCCCGCGCGTGGGTCCGCAAGCTCGACGACTTCCCGTTCCCGACCCGCTTCCCGATCCCCCGCGCGGAGGCGATCTTCGATCGCGCAGCGGTCGAGATCACCCGCGGCTGCACCGAGGGCTGTCGCTTCTGCCAGGCCGGCATCATCTACCGGCCGGTGCGCGAGCGATCGCCCGAGGCGATCGTGCAGGCGGTGCTCGACGGGGTCGACAACGCCGGCTACGCCGAGACCAGCCTGACCGCGCTGTCGACCGCCGATGTCTCGTGCATCGACCCGCTCATCAAGACGCTGGTGCCCGAGCTGGTCGCGCGCAAGGTCGGCCTCGGCGTGTCGAGCCTGCGGGCGTACGGCCTGTCGGGCGAGCTACTCGACGAGATCAAGCGGGTCGGGCTGTCGGGCCTGACCTTCGCGCCCGAAGCCGGCAGCCAGCGCATGCGCGACGTCATCAACAAGAACGTCAGCGACGACGACATCCTCGAGTCGGCGCGACGGATCTTCGAGCGCGGCTACGACCGGATGAAGATGTACTTCATCATCGGGCTGCCGACCGAGACCGATGCCGACGTGATGGGCATCGTCGAGACCGGCGCGAAGGTGAAGGCGCTGGCCAAGAGCCTGGGCCTGCGACGCATGCCGACCATCACGTTGTCGGTCAGCCAGCACGTGCCCAAGCCGCACACGCCGTTCCAGTGGGCCGCGATGGACACCATGGAGGACCTCGTCGGCAAGGTCGAGCAGCTGCGCAGCGCGAGCAAGCGCCAGGGCCTGGCACTCAAGACCCACGATGTGCGCGAGAGCTGGCTCGAGTGCCTGTTCGCGCGCGGCGACCGACGCATGGGCGACGTGCTCGAGCACGCCTGGCGGGCCGGAGCGCGCTTCGACGGCTGGAAGGAATGCTTCGATCTACCGCGCTGGCTCGACGCACTGGCGGCCTGCGAGATCGAGCCCGATGTCTTCACGCGCACGCTGCCGGTCGGCGCGCGGCTGCCGTGGGATCACATCGACATCGGGCTCGAGCCCGACTTCCTCGAGGGCGAGTGGCGCAAGGCCATCAAGGGCCGCGCGAGCCCGCCGTGCGGCAAGCCCAACGGCGCAAAGGTCCACCACGGTCGGCTCGGCGCCGCGCAGGCCGATCACCGCCGGCTGGTCTGCTACGACTGCGGCATCGCCTGCGACATGACGCAGATGCGCGACGAACGGATCGTCGCGCTGCGCGACCTCGACACCCGCGCGCGCGCGACCGCCGGGGGTGACGACGACGCGCCCGACGAGGTCGCCGCGCCGACGCTCGAGGAGCCCGCGATCGTGCCGCTGGCGCGCCTGCGCGGTCGCCTGCCCAAGAGTCAGCTGGGCCCCAGCAGCGCCTACACGGCCAACGCCGAGGCGCCGCACTCGCGGCTGCGGGTGTTCTTCGCCAAGTCGGGTCCGCTGCGCTTCATCGGCCACCTCGACTTCCTGCGCAACCTCCCGCGCCTGTTCCGACGCGCGCGCATCGAGGTCGGCTTCTCGCGCGGGTTCAACCCGGTGCCGCGCCTGTGGCTGGGGCCTGCGCTCGCGCTCGGCATCGCCAGCGACAACGACGTGCTCGACGTCGACGTCATCCTCGACGAGTCGGTGCGCGACATGGACGGCGAGCTCGACGACGCGACCCGTGCGGCGCTGGCCGACGACCTGCTCGCGCGACTGCGGGCGGTCGCGCCCGAAGGCATGGTGTTGCACGCCGCGACGCTGCTGCCCAACGAGGCCCCGCGGCTGGGCCAGCTGGTCGCCGCCGCCGAGTTCGTGGTCGCGGTCCCCGGCAACGATGACGAGCTGGCGCGGCTGCGGGCGCGCCTGCAGGCGGCGATGGCCGCCGAGCACCTGCCGGTGGTGCGACGCAAGCACGATCGCCGCCGCGACGTGAAGGGCGCCGTCGATCGCGGCAGTGAGCTCGACGTGCGGCCGCACCTGCTGTCGGCGGAGCTCGACGAACGCGATCGCGAGCTCCGCTTCGCGCTGCGCATGGATCCCACCGGCACCGCGCGCCCGCGCGAGGTCGTGCAGGCGCTGCTCGGCCTCGAGCTCGGTGAGCACCAGATGCGACGCCATCGCCTGCTGGCCCGCGACGGCGACGGCTTCGCGGCGCTGGTCGCCGGCTGA
- a CDS encoding polyprenol monophosphomannose synthase — MVAVVPTYDERENLPRIVDAILRDSSAHVLVVDDASPDGTGAIADAIAAEQPRVDVLHRAGKQGLGRAYLDGFAHALADARDFTHVVQLDADLSHDPAAIASLLQACRDGADVALGSRWTEGGGTVNWPLSRRLLSRGGSRYAGAVLGLPIRDLTGGFKCWRREALAAVLRGPVRTAGYGFQIEMTARAVALGLRAVEVPIIFREREYGSSKMSGRIVREALVGVWRLRRELRRGH; from the coding sequence GTGGTCGCGGTGGTGCCGACCTATGACGAGCGCGAAAACCTGCCGCGCATCGTCGATGCGATCCTGCGCGACTCGTCGGCGCACGTGCTGGTGGTCGACGACGCCAGCCCCGATGGCACCGGTGCGATCGCCGACGCGATCGCGGCCGAGCAACCACGGGTCGACGTGCTGCACCGCGCCGGCAAGCAGGGGCTCGGTCGCGCGTACCTCGACGGCTTCGCGCACGCGCTCGCCGACGCCCGCGACTTCACCCACGTGGTGCAGCTGGACGCCGATCTCTCGCACGACCCCGCCGCGATCGCGTCGCTGCTGCAGGCCTGCCGCGACGGGGCCGACGTCGCGCTCGGCTCGCGCTGGACCGAAGGCGGCGGCACCGTGAACTGGCCGCTGTCGCGACGGCTGCTCAGCCGCGGCGGCAGTCGCTATGCCGGCGCGGTGCTGGGCCTGCCGATCCGCGACCTCACCGGTGGCTTCAAGTGCTGGCGCCGCGAGGCCCTCGCGGCGGTGCTGCGCGGGCCGGTCCGCACCGCCGGCTACGGCTTTCAGATCGAGATGACCGCGCGGGCTGTCGCGTTGGGCCTGCGCGCGGTCGAGGTGCCGATCATCTTTCGCGAGCGCGAGTACGGCAGCTCGAAGATGTCGGGCCGCATCGTCCGCGAGGCGTTGGTGGGGGTTTGGCGCCTGCGCAGAGAGCTGCGCCGTGGCCACTGA